The genome window TCTTTTTTCCGTCAATCATCGAGAATGTCCGCCAGGTAACCCCATTTTTTCCGGGACGACAAGCGTGTCCCTTCGTGCCGTTTTCCTGTCGACATCGCGCCCGCGCGAACCTAAGAATGCACAACATGGCGAACAGCTTCGGTAGTCGGTCAGTCCTCAAAGTCGGGAGCCGCGAATACGAGATTCATCGTCTCTCCGCCCTGGAAAAGGCCGGCCTGGCGCCGGGGCGGCTGCCGTTCTCGCTGCGCATCCTGCTCGAGAACCTGCTGCGCACCGAGGACGGGCGGACGGTCAAGGAGGCCGACATCCGCACCCTGTGCGCGTGGGAGGCGCACGCCGAACCGTCGAAAGAGATCGCCTTCATGCCGAGCCGCGTGCTCTTACAAGATTTCACCGGCGTGCCGGCGGTCGTCGACCTCGCGGCGATGCGCGAGGCGATGAAGCGCCTGGGCGGCGACGCGACCAAGATCAACCCGCTGCTGCCGGCGGAGCTGGTGATCGATCACTCGGTGCAGGTCGACGAGTTCGGCTCGCCGCACGCGCTGTCGCTGAACGCGGCGATCGAATTCCAGCGCAACAAAGAGCGCTATGCGTTCCTGCGCTGGGGGCAGTCGGCGTTCCGCAGCTTCGCGGTCGTGCCGCCCGACACCGGCATCGTCCACCAGGTGAACCTCGAGTACCTGGCGCGTGTCGTGTTCAGCGAAGGCACGGGGGAGCCGCTCGCGTATCCCGATACGCTCGTCGGCACCGACTCGCATACGACGATGGTCAACGGGCTCGGCGTCGTCGGATGGGGCGTCGGCGGGATCGAGGCGGAGGCCGCGATGCTCGGCCAGCCGATCTCGATGCTGATCCCGCAGGTGGTCGGCTTCCGTTTGACCAGCCGTCTGCCCGAAGGGGCGACCGCCACCGATCTGGTACTGACGATCACCGAGCGGCTGCGGAAGCTCGGCGTCGTCGGCAAGTTCGTCGAGTTCTACGGACCCGGCCTCGAGTTCCTGACAATCGCAGACCGCGCCACGCTTGGCAACATGTCGCCCGAATACGGTGCCACCATCGCGATCTGTCCGATCGACGACATGACGCTCGACTACCTGCGCCTGACGTCGCGCGACGAAGACCGGGTGGCGCTCGTCGAGGCATATGCGAAGGAGCAGGGTCTCTTCCGCACCGCCGATTCGCCCGACCCGGTCTACACGCAGACCGTCGAGATGGATCTCTCGACCGTCGAGCCGAGCATTGCCGGCCCGAAGCGCCCGCAGGATCGCGTCTCGCTCAACAAGGCCAAGGTCAGTTTCCAGCAGGCGCTCGAGATCATGCTGGCCGAGCGCAAGCCGAAGCCGGCGGCTCACGACAAGCCGGGCGAAGCGACCCGGCCGCACGAGACGGCGCCGGTTGCCGCGGCCGCCGCGGTCGCGACGGCCACCGAGACGGTGCCCGGCATGGAGGGGCTCGATCACGGCTCGGTCGTCGTCGCCGCGATTACCAGCTGTACGAACACCTCGAACCCGAGCGTGATGATCGGCGCCGGTCTCCTGGCGCGCAACGCCCTTCGCCGCGGGCTCAAGACGAAACCCTGGGTGAAGCCGAGTCTGGCGCCCGGCTCGCTGGTCGTGACCGAGTACCTGCAAGCGGCCGGGCTGCTCGAGCCGCTGGCCGAGCTCGGGTTCAACCTGGTCGGCTACGGCTGCACCACCTGCATCGGCAACAGTGGTCCGCTGCCCGAGCCGGTGTCGTCGATCGTCAAGGACAGAAACCTCGTCGTCGCCTCGGTGCTGTCGGGCAACCGCAATTTCGAGGGTCGCATCCAGTCGCAGGTGCGCGCCAATTACCTGGCGTCGCCGCCGCTGGT of Vicinamibacterales bacterium contains these proteins:
- the acnA gene encoding aconitate hydratase AcnA — protein: MANSFGSRSVLKVGSREYEIHRLSALEKAGLAPGRLPFSLRILLENLLRTEDGRTVKEADIRTLCAWEAHAEPSKEIAFMPSRVLLQDFTGVPAVVDLAAMREAMKRLGGDATKINPLLPAELVIDHSVQVDEFGSPHALSLNAAIEFQRNKERYAFLRWGQSAFRSFAVVPPDTGIVHQVNLEYLARVVFSEGTGEPLAYPDTLVGTDSHTTMVNGLGVVGWGVGGIEAEAAMLGQPISMLIPQVVGFRLTSRLPEGATATDLVLTITERLRKLGVVGKFVEFYGPGLEFLTIADRATLGNMSPEYGATIAICPIDDMTLDYLRLTSRDEDRVALVEAYAKEQGLFRTADSPDPVYTQTVEMDLSTVEPSIAGPKRPQDRVSLNKAKVSFQQALEIMLAERKPKPAAHDKPGEATRPHETAPVAAAAAVATATETVPGMEGLDHGSVVVAAITSCTNTSNPSVMIGAGLLARNALRRGLKTKPWVKPSLAPGSLVVTEYLQAAGLLEPLAELGFNLVGYGCTTCIGNSGPLPEPVSSIVKDRNLVVASVLSGNRNFEGRIQSQVRANYLASPPLVVAYALAGKMQIDLTSEPIGTGSDGQPVMLRDLWPSEREIQEAMLSSVKREMFKSKYAEVFTGDRRWGSLDVPQGERYNWDADSTYIRNPPFFEGLTLEPPAQTELRAVRVLALLGDSVTTDHISPAGSIPADSPAGKWLIEHGVPPREFNSYGARRGNHEVMMRGTFANIRLRNQLAPGTEGGWTALQPLDEVMTIYDASVKYRDAGVPLLVIAGKEYGSGSSRDWAAKGTLLLGVKAVLAESFERIHRSNLVNMGVLPLEFKPGQNAASLKLTGRESFDIVGMAETLKPMGDVAVRATAADGKVCEFTAQARIDTPEELVAYRNGGILPYVLRQLVK